Genomic DNA from Peribacillus sp. FSL H8-0477:
TTTCTTCGTCCTCGGCTTTTTAACCTATCGAGTACTAAGTTACTTCCTTAAGAAAAAACAGCTCTGGTTTCCTGGAGCTTTGATGTTTGTCATTCTTTATGCTTCTTTAGATGAACTTCACCAAAAAATCACCGGTGACCGCACGCCTCTGATCCAGGATGTAGTGCTGGACACTGTTGGGGGCACCCTTGGCATTATCGTTTGTTGGTTATGGGTAAAAAAAAGAAACCAAACTAAGCAGAGCGCCTGAATACATCAGGCGCTCTGCTTAAAATTGGAGGGTCTTACGGCTTATTAAATTACTTTTTTATCAAAAAAAAAACGTGCGCAAAGAATTACATTTATCCATATCAGGTATGATCATGTTGCTACTCGCTTTTATTGTAATCAGTATACTTATTACCTAGACTGAATAAGAAAGTAAAAAAGCTATAGTTGTACCCCTAACTTCCTATTCATTCGTTGTGAGAAGTAACTGTGCAGCACCATACCAACCATAATAATTATCATCCCTATCCAAGACAACAGTGACGGGAAAAGAGTGGAGACAATCAGTAATTCACCAAAGACGGTAAAAAGAACTTCCATTGACTGAGTAGCTTCGACCGCAGCTAGTTTTGTCATGTTCCCACGAACGAGATCAGTTGCTTTGAAAAAAAGGACGGTTGCAATGACGCCGGAACTGATCGCAACGAGCAGTGATTGAAACGTTTGACCAGCACTAGGAAGCCCCGCTTTCAGTATGCCGAATACCGATAGTACCAGCCAAAATGGCAAACTGGCAATCGTCATTCCAAGCACCCGTTGGAATACATCCAGCTTCCCTCCGCATAGCTCCATCATTTTCCGATTGCCTAGTGGATATGCAAAGGACGCAATCAGAACAGGAATAAATCCGAGTGCTGCTTCTATTCTAGAGATATGGCCAGCATGTTCGATCTGCATCAGGACAATTCCTGCTAAGATTAGGACGGAAAAAGTAAGGCCTCGGAACGGAATTTTCCCCCGTACCGTTTTCCCACCTGCTGTCACAAAAAATAAGGGCGCTAAAAGCGAGCCTGAAATGATGGAAATCAGCCAAGTACTAGCCGTCAGCCAGCCGGGTGCATAAGCGGCAGCAAAACAAAGGGGAGCGTAAAATAGGCCAAAACCCACGGTAGACCAAAGAATCCAGCTGCCCCACCGTTCCCTCATCATGCCAAAAAGCGGCCTCAGGTTTTTTCGCGCCAGAACGATACACAATAAAAAAGGCACCATAAAAAAATAACGCAGCGACGAACTCCAAAGCCAGCTTCCGCCAGACAACTCCATCGAGCGATTTAAAATAAACGTAATCGAAAAAAAGAAGGCGGAACAGATGCCTAAAATAATGGGTTTCACAACAACGCCCCCCTACTCTATAAGTATCTAAACTATATCCAATAGCCAGTGGTTTGACAATAACTTATTAGAATTTTCAAACTCATTCATCATCTACCTATTTTCCCCTCAATCTCATGAATGTAAGCATTTAAAATACCAATTTGCTCCTCTAATTTTTTCTTGTGCTGAAATAAAATGGCTTTGGTGTTCATCTCTTCATGTTCTAAATTTATGGTTGAAATGCTCGCTCTTATATCTTCAATCGACATACCTAAAGTTCGGAAACATCTGATTAAATTAAGAATTTCAATGTCTTTATCATCAAATGTACGATGTTCTTGTTTGTTTCTTTTTATAGGAGGAATTAAGGTTATTTTTTCATAATAACGAATCGTACTTGATGGAATTTGAGCGAGTTGGCTGGCTTGTTGTATAGAATACATAATGCATCCTCCTTGACTTAAAGTATGGTTTAACCTTTAAGGTTGATACTATCAAACAAAAAGGAGAATGCATAATGAAAAACATTTTAGTAGTAGTCACTAATGTTTCTAAATATCCAAATCAAGAACGTGCAACAGGATTATGGTTAGGAGAAGCTGTTCACTTTGTAGACGAAGTGGAAAAGGAAGGATATCACGTTGATTATGTAAGCCCAAATGGCGGATTTACACCGATCGATCCACACAGCTTGGAAGCAGATCAAATGACTGAATTAGATTGGCAATATTATACCAACCCTGACTTTTTAAATAAGCTAAGTGCTACTTTATCAGCAGATGAAGTGAATCCTAAAGATTATGATGCCATTTATTACACAGGCGGGCACGGTGTCATGTGGGATTTCCCTGATGATGAAAAGTTACAAAGCATCGCTAGTAACATACATGCAAATGGCGGAATTGTCTCAGCTGTTTGTCATGGTTCTGTTGGCTTATTAAATATTAAAAATGCGGCAGGTAATTATCTAATTGCGAACAAAAAGGTGGCAGGCTTTGCAAATACTGAAGAAATCGCCCTTGGATTAGATAAAGCCGTTCCATTTTTAACTGAAGATGAACTTGTCAATAGAGGAGCCAATTATGTAAAAGGCGAAGACTGGGCAGCATTCGCTGTAGCTGATAATCGCGTGGTCAGCGGACAAAATCCAGCATCAGGTGGATCAGTTGCAAAAAAAGTCATCCAACTATTAAAATCAGCAAAATAAAAAGAAAGAAGAAGCAACCAATTTTACAACTGGTTGCTTCTTTTTTTTATTCTTAAAATGACCAATAAGTGGATAGCACTACTAGCCCTGTTCCAATTCCACCAGCATAACTCACGGTTCCTTTATAAAGCCTTTGTTTCCACTCGGTAAGTCCTATATTGATTTCCTTCATATATTCCGGCTCTCTAAACAATCCCTTTTTAAGCTGTTGAAAGCCTATTAAGAATAGGTAAAAAAAGCCACTGTTCACTACATAGATTACCGCCGAAGCCATTAAGAGGAATAAACCAGCAATAAAGAGATGGTTTACATCTTTGACTCTATCTTGTGATAGTAGTGATGTGAAGGTTAGTAATTGGCAGAGTAGCATCGATGCCGCACATGAAAGGAAATAATTCTTGTACATCCGTTATTCTGTAACCTTGGAAAAACGCAGGTCAGGGCTTGTTAACGCGTCAAATCGAATTCCCTCTACCTTTTTGCTGACTAGTGAATTTTGTGATGAGAAATAAATAGGTATGATAGGCATTTCGGTCATTAATAGTTCTTCAGCTTGATGGAGCAATTCATATCTTTTGGTTTCATCCTGCTCTACTAAGGAATCAGACAGTAGTTTATCATATTCCGTATTGCTCCAATTTGTAAAGTTGCTGGAGCTTTTCGTACTATATAAATTCAATACTGGATACGGATCAAGGAAATCTCCGACCCAGCCCATACGAGCGATTTGGAAGTTCTTTTGTTTAAATGAATCAATGTATGTTTTCCATTCTTGATTTTCAAGCGCTGTCTCTACTCCAAGATTTTGTTTGAACATTTCCTGAAGTGCTTCCGCTATCTTCTTATGATTAGCTTCAGAATTGTATTTTAACGTTACTTCAGGAAGAGTACTCCAACCTTCTTCTTTAAGTCCCTCTTTCAGCAGTTTTTTCGCTTTATCTGCATCAAAAGAATAATAGTCGGAAACCTCATCACGGAAGTCCTTTCCTGAAGGGGCTTCTGCTCCGTATGCTACATATCCGTATGCGGCTTTCTCTCCGCCTTTGGAAACATTTTTTGTAATCGCATCTCGATCAATTGCATAGGCAAATGCTTGTCTGATTTTTTTGTTCGTAAATGGTTTCTCGTTGACATTAAATGAATAGGTATAGACACTAAAAGAAGGGGAGCTGATATATTCATCACTACTCTTCTCTTGATCAATCGCTTCAGAGGGAATTGATTTTACTAAATCCAATTCCTTGGATTTGAACATTTGATATTCAGTCGTGGCGTCGGCAATCATTTTAAACTTGATTGAATCCAGACCGATATTCTTTGAATTCCAGTGTTCTTTGTTCTTATCAAGCGTTATTCCGTCATTGTGCTTCCAAGCAGACACATGATAAGCCCCATTTGAGACAATGCCTTCTGCCTCTGCTGCCCACTTTTCATCTGCTTCGACTACTTGTTGGTTGACTGGCAGGAATCCGTGTCCTTGCAGAACAGTTGGGAAAAACTTAATGGGTGTATCCAATTGTACGACGAGGGTTTTCTCGTCTTCCGCTTTAATAGCGACATCATCTACCGAACCTTTGCCTGTATTGTACTCTTCGGCTCCTTTGATATAATAGAAGCTCGAAGGATCATAGGCTGCTGTCTTTGGATTTAACACCCTTTTCCACGAATATTCAAAGTCATTCGCCGTTACGGCAGCTCCATTTGACCATTTAGCATCATCACGAATCGTAAAGGTATACGTTTTACCATCCTCTGATACCTCAACCTTGCTTGCTGTTCCCTTTACAACCTTGCCATTCTTATCATATGAATACAATCCCTCATATAAGTGGTCAATTACCCAATAGGAAGTCGTATCAGATGCAAAGGCCGGGTCCAATGTATACGGTTCACCGCCTAGATTGGCTGTAATGGTTTGATCAACCTCTTTGGCTGACCCTCCCTGAGCTGTCTTTTCATTCTTGCCGCATCCACTTAATGCAGTAAGAACGACCAGGATGACTGTTAGTATGTATAATGATAATTTCTTCATAATTTCCTCCCGTTATCTAACGTTGATTTATGTACATGCTCTTCTCACCTTATCCATATAAATGGCATGCGGTGTAATGCTCATTTTTTATTTCCTTCCACTGTGGTTTTTGCTTAGCGCAAACCTCCATCGCTGCAGGACAGCGGGTACGGAATGGGCAGCCTGAAGGGGGCTCGATAGGACTTGGCGGATCACCTCCCAAAAGGATTCTTTCTTTGGCTCCTCTTAAACTTGGCTCACTTGCAGGAATGGCGGATAATAACGCCTTCGTATAGGGATGCAGCGGTTCAGCGAATAACTCATCGCTTGCAGCAAGTTCCATCATTTGTCCCAAATACATCACACCGATTCGATCACTGATATGATTAACCATGGCCAAATCATGAGCAATGAACAAGTAGGTCAACCCAAACTCTTCCTGTAAATCAGTTAATAGATTAACAACCTGTGCTTGAATGGAGACATCCAGAGCAGATATCGGCTCATCGGCTACAATGAAAGAAGGTTCCACAGCAAGTGCACGCGCTATCCCAATACGCTGTCTTTGCCCGCCGCTGAATTCATGTGGAAAACGATCGGCATGCTCGGGACTTAGTCCAACCTTCTCCAATAACTCAATAATCCGCTGTTTTCTTGCACTGCCTTTTTTCAATCGATGGGCGTCCAGTCCTTCAGCAATAATGTCTCCTACCTTCATTCTAGGATTTAAGGAGGCTTGCGGATCCTGGAAGATCATTTGAATTTCTCGATTGACCATTTTCTTGCTTTTTCGATCCAGTTTGGATAGATCCCTTCCATCGAAAATCACTTTTCCTTCAGTAGCTTCATAGATTCCCACAAGGGTTCTTCCCAAGGTCGTTTTCCCGCTGCCGCTTTCTCCGACAAGTCCAAATGTTTCTCCCTTTCGAATGTCAAAGGAGATTCCATCGACAGATTTTATGGTTTGATGCTTGCCCGCCTTAAAGTGCTTCTTAACATTCTGTACGTCGAGAATGATCTCACCCATGACGTTCACCTCCGGCCGCAATTTCACTGTACCCTTTTGCCCGCTTATCTTGAAGCCAGCAGCGTGCGCTATGACTTTCAGAAAAGAACTCTTTCTCGGGCAGATACTCTATGCACACTTCCATCGCATACGGACATCTCTCTGCAAACGGACATCCCATAGGTGGATCGAACAAGTCTGGAGGTGTTCCTTCAATAGCCATAAGCCGTTCTTTCTCCTGAGAATGAATAGTGGGAACGGAATTCAGCAGTCCCCATGTATAGGGATGCTTAGGAGACTCAAATAGTTCATGGACTGTGCCCGATTCTACGACAATTCCTGCATACATCACGGATACTCTATCAGCCAGTTCAGCTACGACACCAAGGTCATGCGTTATTAACACAATCGATGTCTGCCTTTCTAACTGAATACGTTTTAATAATTCGAGTATTTGAGCCTGGATGGTTACATCAAGTGCTGTCGTCGGTTCATCCGCTATGAGTAAACTTGGGTTAGCTGCTAGGGCGATTGCAATGACAACGCGCTGCCTCATCCCACCGCTAAATTGATGTGAATAATCGGAATAACGTGTAGTGGGATCCGCGATTCCAACTTCCTGAAGCAGTTGGATCGTTTTTTTCTTTGCCTCGTCCCTTGAAAGTTTCAATTTCTTTATAAAGATTTCATCAATTTGATGTCCTATTTTCATCGTAGGATTAAGCGATGTCATGGGATCTTGAAAAATCATGCCAATTTCTGTTCCTCTTATTTCTCTAAGTTTTTTAGACGATAGAGACGTGATTTCCTGATCTCGAAATTTGATGCTGCCGACTTTTACTCGTCCGTGGGGTTTTGGAATCATCCCCATGATCGATTGGGCGGTCACACTTTTTCCACAGCCGCTTTCTCCAACAATCGCTAGCGTCTCACCATCTTCTACATGAAGATCTACACCTCTCACCGCATGGATTTCTCCTCCACGTGTTTTGAATGACACATGTAGATTATCAATTTCTAATACTCTCATACATCATCTCTCCTTACTTCTCAGAGCGCGGATCAAGCGCATCCTGTAACCCATCTCCAAACGCATTAAAGGCAAACATCGTTAACGAAATCATCAATGCCGGAAAAAACAATCTCCACCACTGACCGCTTAAAACTACACCTAGAGAGTCGTTAGCCATCGTTCCCCAGCTTGCTGTAGGCGCTTGAACACCCAATCCTAAAAAACTCAAAAATGATTCTGAAAAAATAGCTTGTGGAATGGTAAAAGTTAGATTGACAATAATAATGCCCATCATATTTGGCAGCAAATGCTTTGAAATAATCTTGAAATGGGAGGTCCCCAGCTTTTCAGCGGCCATCACGTATTCCTGCTGCTTTAACTGCAAAATTTGCCCCCTCACAATTCTCGCCATGCCTACCCATCCTGTTATCGAGAGTGCCAGAATCATCGTAGTCAATCCCGGTTTCATAACAACCATCAGTAGTATCACGACAAGAAGGTAAGGGATTCCATACAAAATCTCGACAATTCTCATTAAAAAACCGTCTATTCTATCTCCTGCTCGGCTTCTTCCAGCCATATAGCCTGATATTCCTCCTACCAAAACCCCCATAATTAAATCGATTATGGCTGCGATAATCCCAATCAATAGCGAAATTCTAGCCCCTGTCCAGACCCGTACCCAAACATCTCTCCCTAAGTCATCCGTACCAAACCAATGCTTGGCAGAAGGTTTTAAGTTGCCTTCCGTCAAGGATTGATGGCTTGGAGTGAAGGGCAGGAGGTGAGGTCCAATGATCGACAGCGTTAGAATGATCAGTAATAAAAAGAAACCCGTTAACGCCAACTTGTTCTTCGCAAGCTTTAGTGCCACTTCATGCCAATACCCCATAACAGGACGGCTTTTCGTTCTATATCGTAACCTGCTGCGATCGACAGGCTTAAACATACTGTCATTTACTTCTGGCACGCCTATTCACCTCCGCTCGTCATTTTTATTCTCGGATCGACAAATCTATAGCACAAATCGATTAGAAATAGCGTTAAGACTAAAATCGTGCTGTAAAAAATGGTTGTACCCAGAATGACTGGATAATCTCGATTAAAAATACTGTCTACAAAATATTTTCCAATACCGGGTATCGCAAATATTTTCTCTATTACGAATGTTCCGGTAATTATTGATGCAAACAGCGGCCCAATAAAGGAAATGACAGGGATGATTGCATTCCGAATTCCATGCTTACAGACAATATATACCGTGGAAAGTCCCTTCGCCTCAGCCGTTTTCATATAGTTTTGGCTTAAGACCTCCAGCATGCTTGTTCTGACAAATCGGGCGATAATCGCAAGCGGACCGACTGCCAAGGCAATGGTCGGAAGAATTGTATGCGCCCATGTTCCCCACGAGGCAACTGGAAGGATTCCTGCCTCGACAGCACCGTATTTAATCAGCAAAGGTGCCAATATAAAGCTCGGTACAGAAATCCCCACTATTGCCACAATCATCGAAAGGTAATCTAGCCCTCGATTATGGTTGAGGGCAGCGATAATGCCTAAAGCCAAACCTAGTATAATGGCAACAACCATTGCTTGCAGCCCCAATATAGCTGATGGCAGGAACCCTTCTGCTATCAATGTATTCACATCTCTTGTCTTAGACTGAATCGAAGGACCAAAGTCAAAATGAAGCAAATCCTTCATATAGAGAACGTATTGAACAGGCAACGGTTCGTCCAAATTATATTTTGCCCTCATATTTTTAACAATTTCCTCCGGTAATGATTTTGCATCTGACGCAAATGGATCGCCTGGTATACTGTTCATAATGACAAAGGTCAGCGTCATAATAATCCAGAGAGTCACAACCATCGTTAGTAAGCGTTTTATTACATACATAGGATTCACCTGTCTTATTTACATATTTTTAAAAGGAAGTGAAGCTTAGCAACTCATCTTCATTAGTAATAAACAAAGTAAGCAAGTCTTTAGCAGCTTCTAAGTCTGTGATATCAATAATTTCAATTGGAGAGTGTGCGTTACGGGATGGAATAGAAAGCACGCCTGTCGGTATCCCTTTGTTGGAGAGGTGAACGGCTCCACCATCTGTCCCTATTCCAGGAAATACTTCCAGCTGATACGGAATTCCTCCCTCTTCTGCCAGTGTCTTTAGCTTCTCTCTAATGGCTGGATGGGCGATTAAGCTTGCATCCATGACCTTAATGCCAACTCCTCCACCAATCTGAAGCTCATCATCCAGGACAGTTTCTGGAGTATCACTGGCTGCTGTCGTATCAATGGCAATCGCTGCATCAGCAGCAATCCCCTCTGTTGCTACTTTCGCCCCTCTTAGGCCTATCTCTTCCTGAACCGTAAAGATAATGACAAGCTCTCCAGAGAAATCTGGAAGATCCTTCAGCACCTGTAACAACACCGCACAGCCTGCCCTGTCATCAAAGCCCTTGCCAACTATCCTCCCTGTATCACTGTTGCCCAAAACGGTAACGTCCGAAAGCCAGGTAACGGAATCCCCAATAGCAGCACCCATATTGATTGCTTGTTTCTTGGAACGGGCTCCAATATCGATATAGGATTCTCTGACAGACTTAAGCTTTCTTTCACTTTCAAACTTCCGATAATGGGCAGAAATCCCGCCAAACACACCAATTAAATACCCAGTACCAGTTCGAACCCGTACCTTTTGACCGGCCAATATACGAATATCATGACCTCCTAAAGACTCGACCTTAAGCAAGCCATCAGGTGTAATGCTTCGAATAATAAAGCCAACCTCATCCATATGCGCTGTAAGAATCAGCCTTGGCCCCGGTCTACTTCCTTTTTTTATCGCAGTAATATTACCAAGATGATCCACAGACCACTCGTCTGCTAAAGATTCAAGTTCTGACGTTATGTAACGGATAACTGGCTGTTCAAAGCCTGAAGGTCCGTGCAGCACAGAAAGCTCTCTAACGATTTTCTCCATTTCTTACTCCCCCTTTTTTCATCCCCAAACAACAAAAAGTCCCCTTCTTTTTTAAGAAGAGGACAGAATAAATAATAACTAGTTTTCTGTTCTTCTTATCTATCAGGCGAACCTGATGGAATTGGCACAGTATTCACAAGGAACCTGTTGCCGAGGTTTCAAAGGGCCATATCCCTCCACCTCTCTGGATAAGAAATCAATTATGTATTTTTATAATGAAATTAGCATAAGCCAGAATTCGAAGCACGTCAATCTATTTTTTCATTTTTATCATTTTTCTGATATATTAAATTACTATCTGAATGTTTAAATCTACAAGCCTGTTCGATAGTCACAAGACAAACCATCCTTAATCCTTCTTTGCCGCTTCCCAGCAACAACCTCGTGCTAAATCACGGTGTTTATGTGCGCCTGGCGCTTATTTTTGTGCGAAAACATCTCACCAGAAAACGTTTCAAGATCCCAAGGGTTGTTGAAAATATGTCATTTACTAGAATCTAAGTTGGATCTCTAAAGTAGAGTAAAGATAGATACTCATTTTCAAAAGACAGCCCCCCCAGACCTTTCACTTCTGACCTGATTAACGCCGGAGAGCGTTTTTGGGCATTCGGGGTTATGAAAATAGAGTCATCAAGACTGGTTAGATGCCAAATATGAGAAAAGTAGAGTCAAGTCCTTATTATTGTGTAAATTCGTTAACAATGTTTTCACTCTGATTAATTGGACGCTTTCAAACGGATAAAAAACTGTTTTTAGAGTTGCACAAAACCCTAACCTTACACTTTTTTTTGGAAACTTCCATGGCCATTTTCTCTCGCATTCGGGCAGAGCTGTCAAAGGCTTTTCACTTTGACAGCCCTGTTTGAATGTGAAATGATTCATGATGGAAGTTTTGAAAAATAACTACTTCGACAATGCTTTTTTCTTGTCGTAAACTGTGTCTTGATATTGCATTAAGAGAGCACCTACTAATCGGAAAGCAGATTGGGTATTAGGAAAGATCCGGATTACTCTTTCTCTTCTGCGTACTTCTTGATTTAAACGCTCCAGCGAATTTGTACTACGAATGTGCTGCCTGATTTTTTCAGGGTGATTCATGTATTGAATGGTGTCTTCGAACCCTTCATCCAAAATTTGAAGGGCTTTTTCATATTTTGATTCCTCACCAAATTTATTTATTAACTCCGTTTTAAATAGACGAATATCATCTATCGTGACTGCTTCAAATACCCGTTTAATCATCAAGCGAATATCAGATGATCCCTTTTTAGGCAGTTTTTCGATAATGTTCCGTTTAAAATGGACATTGCACCGTTGCCAGCTGGTCCCAATGAATTCCCGTTGGACTGCTTTGACTAACCCTTGATGGGCATCAGAAATCACCAGTTTCGGGGATTGAAGACCGCGGGATTTTAGTTGCTTAAAGAACTGTGACCAAGATTCAAAGCTTTCTACATGATCTACATGGAGCCCTAGAATCTCTCGCTTATTCTGTTCCGTAAGGGCAGTCGCAATATATACGGCTTTTGAGACAACTTGATGGTGCTCACGCACCTTGATATACATGGCATCTACGAAAACAAAGGGGTAGTACGTGGTATTGAGGGGCCTCCCTGCCCAGCCATTAACAATGGGATCAAGCTTTTCAGTCAGCGATGAAACGAAGGATTTTGAGACATTTTCACCGCATAGCTGTTCGACAATATGAGTAACCTTTCGTGTAGAAACTCCATTGATTACCATCTCTAACATGGAAAGGACGAGCGCTTGATCGACCCGAGCATATTTTTCAAATACAGAAGGGGAAAAGTCGCCATTACGTGTTCTAGGGACCTTCAATTTAATCTTGCCAATACTCATCGTAAAATCACGTTCATAATAGCCATTTCGATAATCCTGACGCTCGGTAGAGCGCTCATAAGATGAAACTTGTAGATGGTTGTCTCTCTCTTTCTCCATAAACTCATTTAAGATCAACACAACCGCTGATTTAATCACGGCATCAAGATTAGAATTCATAATGGAAAGTTTTAAAAGATCGATATCAAGGTTAAACTGTAACTGAGTCATTATATTCCCTCTTTTCAATGTGTTTTCATGGTGAAAACATTGTTTCCAAGAGCGAATAAAATGACTCTCTTTTTTTACACAATTATATGGACTTAATCAAAAGTAGAGAAAGATACCCTATTTTCAACAACCCTAAAGCCTTGAATGTCTTCGATGTGTGCAAAACTAACGATTTTCTGTGCACTTGGGGTTCATTTCTGTGCAAAACCCAGCAAAAAGTGTGCAGTTCAGCGACTTTTCTGTGCAAAACAAGCCAAAAAGTGTGCAAAGGGGTTTTTAGGGGATCGGGGTATGAAAATAGTATCTCCACCAACAAAAAAAGAAGAAGCAATCGCTTCTTCCCCTTACAGTGTTACCCCTGTTTTAAAGATTGCCAGTTCTCTAAAGTCGTTCTTTTCATTGTTGACGAATTCTCCGTTGGTGACTTGGATGATGTAGTCGATGAAGTCGCGTAAGACAAGCTCTGGTGATACGTCATCTTCGAGCAAAGTGCCTGCATTGAAGTCGATCCAGTGCGGCTTTGCTTCATAGATGGGTGTATTCGTCGATACTTTCATTGTCGGCACGAAGGTCCCAAATGGTGTTCCTCTTCCTGTTGTGAATAAGACGATATGGCAGCCTGCCGCTGCTAGTGCGGAGGATGCAATCAAATCATTTCCTGGAGCACTCAAGAGATTCAAGCCTTTTCTTTGTAACACTTCTCCGTATTTTAAAACATCGACCACGGGTGCTGAACCGGCTTTTTGGGTACAGCCCAATGATTTGTCCTCTAAGGTGGTAATTCCGCCTGCTTTGTTACCAGGCGAAGGATTTTCATAGATTGGCTGATTAAAGGTTAGAAAATAATCTTTAAAATCATTAATTAACGATACCGTTTTATGAAAGACTTCCTCCGTTTCTGCTCGTTCCATCAAGATTGTTTCTGCCCCAAACATTTCTGGAACCTCTGTCAAAACGGTCGTTCCCCCCTGTGCAATCAGAAAATCAGAAAACCTTCCTAAAAGAGGATTGGCCGTAATCCCTGAAAAGCCATCGGACCCGCCGCACTTCAGACCAATTTTCAATTCGGCTAACGGAACATCTTCCCTTTTGTCGTTTTGGGCATGAGCATGAATTTCTTTGACCATCTCTACTCCCGCTTCGATTTCGTCAGTGACATCTTGTGACACAAGGAATTTAATCCGATCATCATCGACATTCCCAAGTGACTCTTTAAAGGTGACCATCTCATTGTTTTCACAGCCAAGTCCGAGCACCAATACCCCGGCAGCATTCGGATGGTTCACGGCATTCAATAAAATTTGCTTCGTATTTTCATGGTCATCACCTAATTGCGAGCAGCCAAAACTATGCTTGAACACTAGCATATTATCAAATGGTGCAATATCCTTC
This window encodes:
- a CDS encoding IS256 family transposase, with the protein product MTQLQFNLDIDLLKLSIMNSNLDAVIKSAVVLILNEFMEKERDNHLQVSSYERSTERQDYRNGYYERDFTMSIGKIKLKVPRTRNGDFSPSVFEKYARVDQALVLSMLEMVINGVSTRKVTHIVEQLCGENVSKSFVSSLTEKLDPIVNGWAGRPLNTTYYPFVFVDAMYIKVREHHQVVSKAVYIATALTEQNKREILGLHVDHVESFESWSQFFKQLKSRGLQSPKLVISDAHQGLVKAVQREFIGTSWQRCNVHFKRNIIEKLPKKGSSDIRLMIKRVFEAVTIDDIRLFKTELINKFGEESKYEKALQILDEGFEDTIQYMNHPEKIRQHIRSTNSLERLNQEVRRRERVIRIFPNTQSAFRLVGALLMQYQDTVYDKKKALSK
- a CDS encoding UxaA family hydrolase, producing MKDIMQITEQDNIVLALRKLAKEEKIVVNGSEIVIKQEVDRGHKVALKDLKKGDHVMKYGFPIGHALEDIGVGEWVHTHNTKTNLSGTQEYSYKQKLTENPFENEQLTFKGYRRRNGLVGIRNELWIVPTVGCVNGIAEKIIKRFEKEVKDIAPFDNMLVFKHSFGCSQLGDDHENTKQILLNAVNHPNAAGVLVLGLGCENNEMVTFKESLGNVDDDRIKFLVSQDVTDEIEAGVEMVKEIHAHAQNDKREDVPLAELKIGLKCGGSDGFSGITANPLLGRFSDFLIAQGGTTVLTEVPEMFGAETILMERAETEEVFHKTVSLINDFKDYFLTFNQPIYENPSPGNKAGGITTLEDKSLGCTQKAGSAPVVDVLKYGEVLQRKGLNLLSAPGNDLIASSALAAAGCHIVLFTTGRGTPFGTFVPTMKVSTNTPIYEAKPHWIDFNAGTLLEDDVSPELVLRDFIDYIIQVTNGEFVNNEKNDFRELAIFKTGVTL
- a CDS encoding M42 family metallopeptidase, encoding MEKIVRELSVLHGPSGFEQPVIRYITSELESLADEWSVDHLGNITAIKKGSRPGPRLILTAHMDEVGFIIRSITPDGLLKVESLGGHDIRILAGQKVRVRTGTGYLIGVFGGISAHYRKFESERKLKSVRESYIDIGARSKKQAINMGAAIGDSVTWLSDVTVLGNSDTGRIVGKGFDDRAGCAVLLQVLKDLPDFSGELVIIFTVQEEIGLRGAKVATEGIAADAAIAIDTTAASDTPETVLDDELQIGGGVGIKVMDASLIAHPAIREKLKTLAEEGGIPYQLEVFPGIGTDGGAVHLSNKGIPTGVLSIPSRNAHSPIEIIDITDLEAAKDLLTLFITNEDELLSFTSF
- a CDS encoding ABC transporter permease, coding for MYVIKRLLTMVVTLWIIMTLTFVIMNSIPGDPFASDAKSLPEEIVKNMRAKYNLDEPLPVQYVLYMKDLLHFDFGPSIQSKTRDVNTLIAEGFLPSAILGLQAMVVAIILGLALGIIAALNHNRGLDYLSMIVAIVGISVPSFILAPLLIKYGAVEAGILPVASWGTWAHTILPTIALAVGPLAIIARFVRTSMLEVLSQNYMKTAEAKGLSTVYIVCKHGIRNAIIPVISFIGPLFASIITGTFVIEKIFAIPGIGKYFVDSIFNRDYPVILGTTIFYSTILVLTLFLIDLCYRFVDPRIKMTSGGE